In Clostridium thermosuccinogenes, the genomic stretch GGATGAACGGATGATTTTTAGCAAAGATGATTTTCGGATTCCAGGGCGTGATTCAGTTAAATTTGATTTTGAGGACGTAAATTACGCCGACGCATATGTAAGATTTAGCTGCAATATAGGATTTTCTTCCGGTGATAAGGATAGAATAAACTGCGAAGGGGATTTCAGAGCATTTGAAAAAACTTTAACCAATGATTCATGGAGTGCCGCAACAGATGAAGAAGTGAGCAGATTCATAAAGGAGAACGGCATAAATGTCATAGGAGTGAGCAGAATATATGGCATTTGTACTATAATCCTGTTTGAGAATGAGGGTTCATCCGGATATTATGAGTTGTACAAGGATAACAGGTCCGGGGAACTTAGGAGCAGGAAAATAATCGGATACACTTTTGAACAGGATAAACCTCCGATTCAGATGATGGGCGGCACCGCCAGTGGCAACTATCCTTTTGTAAACTTTAGAATAAACTCTCCTGCCCTTCTGGCAGTCGGCGATAAAATTGAAGTACAAACAACCAAGGGTACCATTTCCCTCCGCATGGACGGCAAAAAAGGCCATACTGTGAAAACGAGAGGCTACGGAAGCATATACAGGATACTTGTCTATGATAAAACCGGTAAGATGATTTACGATGGTAAGAGATCGTTATTGGAGGATGTAAGCTTTAGACCGGATGATCCGTCATATTTGAACATTATGCATGAAAAGAACTATAAAATAATTGACCAGACTCCGGTCATCCAGGAGATCAATTTCACTAAAGCCATGTTTCCCCAAAAATATATCGTGGCTTATAAAAGCGATGATATGGACTGGAAAATACCTGTCCTTACCTACGGAGATACAACCGTATACCTTAAGTCCATAGTGGAATCCAATGAGTCTCCGGACTACCTTTATGCCCTTTTCTATTTCGTCCATGATACCAAAGGGAAGGACTCCGGCAAAATTTTAAGCAGCACCAGGGTAATTAGGGAGGATGACGGAGAATACGCGTACACAAGCGATGCAAATCCCAGGCGGGATGTGATTTTGTCTGCCACAGGGTTAAAGGTAAAAAATGCTGTCTCTTTAAGGAGCCATGGGCCGGGCGACCAGATAGCCATTTATCTGGACCGGGCAATGGTGGAAAAATCCAATGGGGAATTCTCTGTCATTCTGGAGGGGCTGAATCAGATAAGCTATGCATCAAAATAACTGCAGCCCCTCTATTCCCCCTTTATCTTTTTTGACTTCTATCTTCTCATAAGTATTGCAGCCACATGCTGCAATCTTTTAAAAGCATAATCAAAAAATTCCCGGTAGGATTCACAAAAATGATTGAGACCGGGTTTTCCGTCAACAAAGGGCTCCCTGCATCTTCTGCACCCGCCCCTGCAAAGGCTGGCCCATCTGCATTGCTTACACCTGGTATCTACATGCCTGGAAACTTCCTCAAAGTTCCTTCCGGTGTTGCAGTGCTTCAGATCATAAAATCCCATATCTCTGATATTGCCGAGATGCCAGTCATCTGTCACATAAAAATCACAGGGATACACTCCGCCGTCAGCTTCAATGACAAACTGACTCCTGCACTGCCCCGCCATGTCGCATGCTTCAGGATAGTATCCCATCAACATCATAACCAGATTGTCAAAATAGCGTATGCTTATCCTCTCTCCCTTAATTATGTCTTCATACCACAGATCGAAGGATGTTTTCAAAAAGCTGGTGTAGGATTCGGGAGTAAGAGAAAACTCACGGCTTCCATGGGGTTCTCCCAAGGGATCAAGGCATGGTATGAACTGAAGAAATTTAAAATTGTTTTTCTTAAAGAATCTGTATATTTTTCCTATATGCCTTGCGGTGTTGTTGTTTACTACGCAAAGAATATTATATTCAACACCGTATTTATTAAAGAGGCCGATGGTATTCATCACTTCTTTGAATGAGCCTTCACCTGTGGAATCAATTCTGTTCAGGTCGTGTATGTCTTTGGGTCCGTCCAGGGATATTCCGGTAAGAAACTTGTTATCGGCAAGGAAGCGGGCCCAATCATCATTCATAAGAACGCCGTTGGTCTGTATGGCATTATTGATTCTGACCTTTTTTGTATTGTATTTTTCCTCGAACTCCATCAGCTTTTTATAAAAGTCAAGACCTGCTACAGTCGGCTCTCCCCCCTGAAATGCAAGAGTACAGGAACCGCTGGAAAACTCCAGGGCTTTTTTCACTATCAATTCCAGCAGTTCAGTGCTCATTATTCCATAAGACCGAGTTTCTCTATTTTCAGCCAAGGAATGGTAAAAGCAATATTTGCATCGAAGATTGCAATTGCTGGAAGCTGGTTTTATCAAAATGCTTAAAGGCGGCATAGTTATTCCTCTCCATAAAAATATGAAAATCCTTTTGCATAAAATAATATTATACCCATAACCCCTGTTGCTGCAAGGGCCATAATCTGGTGAAGCTTGTCTTTGGCAGGGAGTATGTAAATTATTATTGCTTTTGCTGCGGATTTATGTATCATGGCATAACCTCCGGCAAATTGCAAGATTTAAACCTCCCAGGCATCGTTTTCATTTGTAATCTTGAATTTCCTGTGTTTTAGCTTATAATATTTTAGGAAAGGATGTGTTTTTATTGGATCGGAAGAAAATACTCAGAATCAATGAACTGGCGAAAAAAGCAAAAAATGAGGGACTTACCCCTGAGGAAAAAAAGGAACAAGAGATTTTAAGAAGAGAATATATAGAAGCCTTTAAATCCAACTTAAGAGCTAGTCTTGAGAATATCGTGCCGGCGAAGCCACATCTCAGGAATTCCGGAATGGATAGGAAAAATTAGGACTTTTAAAACAAAAAAGATGGTAGTTTAAAAACTGCCATCTTAACATATCAAAATAAATCACATATCGAAAGCATATTTCATATCGAAAAAATGGAAACGTCTGTTTAATTTTAGGTATGAAGAAGGGATTAATTACTGTACATTTAACTCCCAACGCCTGAAATATAAGGCAAATCACAACATATATGCACTTAAGGGTATAAAGCTTATCTAAAGGTGTTTTCCTTAAGCATGCGGTGCTTTAAATCCCAAAGAGGCTGTGACAGGTCAACATAATAGCTGTGAGGATTTTCGAACCTAAGCACTTCATCCCATAGAGTGTCTATCTGTTGCTTGCAGTATTCTTTAATCTCTTTTAATTCAGGACTTTTGTATATGCATTTGCCTTTTTCAAAGATTTTAACCCGGAGCTTTTTCGCATAAAAGTCTTTGACAATTTTTCTTTTCCATGTATGCTCAGGATCAAAAATCTCGTAAGGTTGGCTGTCATCTATGGTCTCATCATGCAGTGTTATGACATCGGCTATAGCTTTCCC encodes the following:
- a CDS encoding DUF896 domain-containing protein, producing the protein MDRKKILRINELAKKAKNEGLTPEEKKEQEILRREYIEAFKSNLRASLENIVPAKPHLRNSGMDRKN
- a CDS encoding anaerobic sulfatase maturase, with translation MPPLSILIKPASSNCNLRCKYCFYHSLAENRETRSYGIMSTELLELIVKKALEFSSGSCTLAFQGGEPTVAGLDFYKKLMEFEEKYNTKKVRINNAIQTNGVLMNDDWARFLADNKFLTGISLDGPKDIHDLNRIDSTGEGSFKEVMNTIGLFNKYGVEYNILCVVNNNTARHIGKIYRFFKKNNFKFLQFIPCLDPLGEPHGSREFSLTPESYTSFLKTSFDLWYEDIIKGERISIRYFDNLVMMLMGYYPEACDMAGQCRSQFVIEADGGVYPCDFYVTDDWHLGNIRDMGFYDLKHCNTGRNFEEVSRHVDTRCKQCRWASLCRGGCRRCREPFVDGKPGLNHFCESYREFFDYAFKRLQHVAAILMRR